From the genome of Duffyella gerundensis, one region includes:
- the potI gene encoding putrescine ABC transporter permease PotI: MSLPAVRSPWRRVILLVGFLFLYAPMVLLVVYSFNSSQLVTVWESWSLHWYRVLFQDSAMISAVTLSLTIAALAATMAVVLGTIAAVIIVRFGRFRGHTGFAFMLTAPLVMPDVITGLSLLLLFVAMAHALGWPADRGMLTIWLAHVTFCTAYVAVVINARLRELDRSIEEAAMDLGAAPLKVFFVITVPTIAPALVTGWLLAFTLSLDDLVIASFVTGPGATTLPMAIFATVRRGVNPEINALASLILLVVGIVGFIAWRLMAHEEKKRIRDIQKAKRG; this comes from the coding sequence ATGAGTTTACCCGCCGTTCGATCCCCGTGGCGCCGCGTCATTTTGCTGGTGGGCTTTCTGTTTCTCTATGCGCCGATGGTGCTGCTGGTGGTCTACTCCTTTAACAGCTCGCAGCTGGTGACCGTATGGGAAAGCTGGTCGCTGCACTGGTATCGCGTGCTGTTTCAGGACAGCGCGATGATCAGCGCGGTTACGCTCAGCCTGACCATCGCCGCGCTGGCGGCCACCATGGCGGTGGTGCTCGGCACCATTGCAGCGGTGATCATCGTGCGCTTTGGTCGCTTTCGCGGTCATACCGGCTTTGCATTTATGCTGACGGCGCCGCTGGTGATGCCGGATGTGATAACCGGTTTATCGCTGCTGCTGCTGTTTGTGGCGATGGCGCACGCGCTTGGCTGGCCCGCCGATCGCGGTATGCTGACCATTTGGCTGGCGCATGTCACCTTTTGTACCGCCTACGTGGCGGTGGTGATTAACGCCCGTTTGCGCGAACTCGATCGCTCAATCGAAGAAGCGGCGATGGATTTAGGCGCCGCGCCGCTGAAGGTCTTCTTTGTGATTACCGTACCGACGATCGCTCCGGCGCTGGTCACCGGCTGGCTGCTGGCCTTTACCCTGTCGCTGGACGATCTGGTGATTGCCAGTTTTGTCACCGGACCGGGCGCCACCACGCTGCCGATGGCGATTTTTGCCACCGTGCGTCGCGGGGTGAACCCGGAGATTAATGCGCTGGCGTCGCTGATATTGCTGGTGGTGGGCATCGTTGGCTTTATCGCCTGGCGCCTGATGGCGCACGAAGAGAAGAAGCGAATACGCGATATTCAGAAAGCAAAACGTGGCTGA
- a CDS encoding YbjO family protein yields MSETFKTAPLHDAPVPVMIAGIAILATRTLGVAMLFHELGFQEIASFVHRSAQAWDSTLIFIASQLLFCIELRCAFMLMRGANRGRWGYALTQAIVLSYMVVASLGWVYPEIFSISGENDAEIVHRVLLQKLPDLLVLILLFVPASSRQYFRP; encoded by the coding sequence ATGTCTGAAACCTTTAAAACCGCGCCGCTGCATGATGCGCCGGTGCCGGTAATGATCGCGGGAATCGCGATTCTGGCGACGCGTACGCTGGGCGTCGCCATGCTGTTCCATGAGCTGGGCTTTCAGGAGATCGCCTCTTTTGTGCATCGCAGCGCGCAGGCGTGGGATTCCACGCTGATCTTTATCGCCAGCCAGCTGCTGTTTTGTATCGAGCTGCGCTGTGCGTTTATGTTGATGCGCGGCGCAAATCGAGGCCGCTGGGGCTACGCACTGACTCAGGCGATCGTGCTGAGCTACATGGTGGTAGCGTCGCTGGGCTGGGTGTATCCGGAGATTTTCAGCATCAGCGGTGAGAACGATGCGGAGATCGTCCATCGCGTGCTGCTGCAAAAGCTGCCCGATCTGTTGGTGCTGATATTGCTGTTTGTGCCCGCCAGCAGTCGGCAATATTTCCGTCCCTGA
- the rlmC gene encoding 23S rRNA (uracil(747)-C(5))-methyltransferase RlmC, translating to MLQDTQHRFNMHCALYDANRCRSCQWLEKSYPQQIDDKQSLLQQLLADHPVAEWRAPVLSAQQAFRNKAKMVVSGSVERPVLGLLHADGEAVDLIDCPLYPASFRTVFAALIPFIARAGLTPYHVARRRGELKFVLLTESTRGELMLRFVLRSEQKLTQLQAALPWLQAELPQLKVITANIQPVPMAILEGKEEIFLTAQHALAEQLNDVPLSIRPQSFFQTNAPVAAQLYQTAREWVRALPVESMWDLFCGVGGFGLHCATPQMRLTGIEISAEAIACAQQSAQAMGLHQVNFAALDSTQFATGNDSAPQLVLVNPPRRGIGETLCQWLSEMAPPWILYSSCNARSMAEDIARLPDYAVQRVQLFDMFPHTAHYEVLTLLERKS from the coding sequence CTGCTACAGGACACTCAACACAGGTTTAACATGCACTGCGCGCTTTATGACGCCAACCGCTGTCGCTCATGTCAGTGGCTGGAAAAATCCTATCCGCAACAGATCGACGACAAACAATCGCTGCTGCAACAGCTGCTGGCCGATCACCCGGTCGCCGAGTGGCGCGCACCGGTGCTCTCCGCGCAACAGGCGTTTCGCAACAAAGCGAAAATGGTGGTCAGCGGCAGCGTTGAGCGTCCGGTGCTTGGGCTGTTGCACGCCGACGGCGAGGCGGTGGATTTAATCGACTGCCCGCTCTATCCTGCGAGTTTCCGCACCGTTTTTGCTGCCCTGATCCCATTTATTGCCCGTGCCGGGCTGACGCCTTATCACGTTGCGCGCCGCCGTGGCGAACTGAAATTCGTCTTGCTCACCGAAAGCACGCGCGGCGAACTGATGCTGCGCTTTGTGCTGCGCTCAGAACAGAAGCTGACTCAGCTGCAGGCGGCGCTGCCGTGGCTACAGGCGGAGCTGCCGCAGCTTAAGGTGATCACCGCCAATATTCAGCCGGTACCGATGGCGATTCTCGAAGGCAAAGAGGAGATCTTTCTCACCGCGCAGCACGCTCTGGCGGAACAGCTGAACGATGTGCCGCTGTCGATCCGCCCGCAGAGTTTTTTCCAGACCAACGCGCCGGTGGCTGCGCAGCTTTATCAAACTGCACGCGAGTGGGTGCGGGCGCTGCCGGTTGAGAGCATGTGGGATCTTTTTTGTGGGGTAGGCGGTTTTGGCCTGCATTGCGCGACCCCGCAGATGCGGTTGACCGGCATAGAGATCAGCGCTGAAGCGATCGCCTGCGCACAGCAGTCGGCGCAGGCGATGGGATTACACCAGGTGAACTTTGCCGCGCTGGATTCGACGCAGTTTGCCACCGGCAATGACAGCGCGCCACAGCTGGTGCTGGTCAATCCGCCACGGCGTGGCATTGGTGAAACGCTGTGTCAGTGGCTCAGCGAGATGGCGCCGCCGTGGATCCTCTACTCGAGCTGCAATGCACGCAGCATGGCGGAGGATATCGCCCGTTTGCCGGATTATGCGGTGCAGCGGGTGCAGCTGTTCGACATGTTTCCCCATACCGCGCACTACGAAGTGCTGACCCTGCTGGAGCGGAAAAGCTAA
- a CDS encoding arginine ABC transporter substrate-binding protein — MNRWILAAVLATATLTAHAADKIRFASSATYPPFESLDSNNQVVGFDIDLAKALCEKMQADCTFTNNAFDSLIPSLKFRRFDAVISGMDITAERSKQVAFTQPYYANSAVVIARSKNFTQQDQLAGKRIGMENGTTHQKYLLEKHPDVVAVAYDSYQNAILDLKNNRLDGVFGDTAVVNQWLKTNPELHTVGEHITDPAYFGTGLGIAVRLDNHALLEKLNAALNAAKADGTLQRINDKWFPQ, encoded by the coding sequence ATGAACAGATGGATCCTGGCTGCCGTGCTGGCAACCGCCACGTTAACCGCCCACGCTGCTGACAAAATTCGCTTTGCCTCATCCGCGACTTATCCGCCGTTCGAGTCGCTGGACAGCAATAATCAGGTAGTGGGTTTTGATATCGATTTAGCGAAAGCGCTGTGCGAAAAGATGCAGGCTGACTGTACCTTTACCAATAACGCGTTTGACAGTCTGATCCCGTCGCTGAAGTTTCGCCGTTTTGATGCGGTGATCTCCGGTATGGATATCACCGCAGAGCGCAGCAAGCAGGTGGCGTTTACCCAGCCTTACTACGCCAACTCCGCGGTAGTGATCGCCCGCAGTAAAAACTTCACGCAACAGGATCAGCTGGCAGGCAAGCGTATCGGCATGGAAAATGGCACTACGCATCAGAAATACCTGCTGGAGAAACATCCTGACGTAGTGGCCGTGGCCTATGACAGCTATCAGAACGCCATTCTGGATTTGAAAAATAATCGGCTGGATGGCGTATTTGGCGATACCGCGGTGGTTAATCAGTGGCTGAAAACCAATCCTGAGCTGCATACCGTGGGTGAACACATTACCGATCCCGCCTATTTTGGCACTGGTTTAGGCATCGCCGTGCGTCTGGATAATCACGCGCTGCTGGAAAAACTCAACGCTGCTCTGAACGCCGCCAAAGCTGACGGCACCCTGCAGCGCATCAATGATAAGTGGTTCCCGCAGTAA
- the artM gene encoding arginine ABC transporter permease ArtM: protein MLAYLPELMKGLQTSLTLTVASLIAALVLSLLFTVVLALKVPVVSQLTRGYITLFTGTPLLVQIFLIYYGPGQFPSIQNIPWLWHLLSQPWLCALLALSLNSAAYTTQLFYGAVKAIPAGQWQSCAALGMNRKDTLRILLPYAFKRALSSYSNEVVLVFKSTSLAYTITLMEVMGHGQLLYGRTYDVMVFAAAGLIYLCVNGLLTLMMRLIERRALAFERRN from the coding sequence ATGCTCGCCTACTTACCTGAATTAATGAAAGGCCTGCAAACCAGCCTGACGCTCACCGTGGCTTCGCTGATTGCCGCGCTGGTGCTGTCGCTGCTGTTTACCGTGGTGCTGGCGCTGAAGGTGCCGGTGGTCAGTCAGCTGACCAGGGGCTATATCACCCTGTTTACCGGCACGCCGCTGCTGGTGCAGATCTTCCTGATCTACTACGGACCCGGCCAGTTTCCGTCTATCCAGAACATTCCCTGGCTGTGGCATCTGCTGTCGCAGCCCTGGCTCTGTGCGCTGCTGGCGCTCTCGCTAAACAGTGCCGCCTACACCACACAGCTGTTTTACGGCGCGGTGAAAGCGATTCCTGCCGGCCAGTGGCAGTCGTGCGCGGCGCTGGGGATGAATCGCAAAGATACGCTGCGTATCTTGTTGCCCTATGCCTTTAAACGCGCGCTCTCTTCCTATTCGAATGAAGTGGTGCTGGTGTTTAAAAGCACCTCGCTGGCCTACACCATTACGCTGATGGAAGTGATGGGCCACGGCCAGCTGCTGTATGGCCGCACCTATGATGTGATGGTGTTCGCCGCCGCCGGACTGATTTATCTCTGCGTGAACGGCCTGCTGACCTTAATGATGCGGCTGATTGAGCGACGCGCGCTGGCGTTTGAACGGCGTAACTGA
- the artQ gene encoding arginine ABC transporter permease ArtQ, producing the protein MNEIMPLASAAGMTVGLALSALVVGLVLAMIFAAWESARWRPVAWLGTGLVTLFRGLPEILVVLFIYFGASQLLLLLSDGFTLNFGLFQLPIQVNIENFDVSPFLCGVIALAILYASYASQTLRGALRAVPQGQWESGQALGMKKGAIFFRLILPQMWRHALPGLGNQWLVLLKDTALVSLISVNDLMLQTRSIATRTQEPFNWFLIAAAIYLVITLLSQAVLRRIELRTTRFERGDS; encoded by the coding sequence ATGAATGAGATCATGCCTCTCGCAAGCGCCGCCGGGATGACCGTCGGCCTTGCCCTTTCCGCTCTGGTGGTTGGCCTGGTGCTGGCGATGATTTTCGCTGCCTGGGAATCAGCACGCTGGCGCCCGGTTGCCTGGCTCGGCACGGGCCTGGTGACGCTGTTTCGCGGCCTGCCAGAAATTCTCGTGGTGCTGTTTATCTACTTCGGCGCCTCGCAGTTGCTGTTGCTGCTCTCCGACGGCTTTACGCTGAATTTCGGCCTGTTTCAGCTGCCGATTCAGGTCAACATTGAAAATTTCGACGTCAGTCCGTTTCTGTGCGGCGTAATCGCGCTGGCCATTCTGTACGCGTCCTACGCTTCGCAAACTCTGCGCGGCGCGCTGCGCGCCGTGCCACAGGGCCAGTGGGAATCGGGCCAGGCGCTGGGCATGAAGAAAGGTGCCATTTTTTTCCGGCTGATCCTGCCACAGATGTGGCGTCATGCGCTGCCCGGCCTTGGTAATCAGTGGCTGGTATTGCTGAAGGATACCGCGCTGGTGTCGCTGATCAGCGTAAACGATTTGATGCTGCAAACCCGCAGCATTGCCACACGCACGCAGGAGCCGTTCAACTGGTTTCTGATCGCCGCGGCAATCTATCTGGTGATTACGCTGCTGAGCCAGGCGGTGTTGCGACGCATTGAACTGCGCACCACCCGTTTTGAGCGAGGTGACAGCTGA
- the artJ gene encoding arginine ABC transporter substrate-binding protein, protein MKKIILAALIAGCSLSATAAQTIRFATEASYPPFEFVDANNKIQGFDVDLANALCKEIDATCTFTNQAFDSLIPSLKFRRFDAVMAGMDITPDREKQVLFSKPYYDNSALFVAQKGKVADIAALKGKRVGVQNGTTHQKYLGDRHSEITTVPYDSYQNAVLDLKNGRIDAVFGDTAVVNEWLKQNANLAAVGDKVTDKAYFGTGLGIAVRQGNSALQSQFNTALDKIKADGTYKTIYSKWFQQ, encoded by the coding sequence ATGAAAAAAATCATTCTTGCCGCGCTGATTGCCGGCTGCAGCCTGAGCGCAACCGCTGCGCAGACCATCCGTTTCGCGACGGAAGCGTCCTATCCTCCGTTTGAGTTCGTTGATGCCAACAACAAGATTCAGGGCTTTGATGTCGATCTGGCTAACGCGCTGTGTAAAGAGATCGACGCCACCTGCACCTTTACGAATCAGGCGTTCGACAGCCTGATCCCCAGCCTGAAATTCCGCCGCTTCGACGCGGTAATGGCAGGCATGGATATCACGCCGGATCGCGAGAAGCAGGTACTGTTCAGCAAACCTTATTACGATAATTCAGCGCTGTTCGTCGCGCAAAAAGGCAAAGTTGCTGATATCGCCGCGCTGAAAGGCAAACGCGTTGGCGTGCAGAACGGCACCACGCATCAGAAATACCTTGGCGATCGTCATAGTGAGATCACCACTGTGCCTTACGACAGCTATCAAAATGCCGTGCTCGACCTGAAAAATGGCCGTATCGATGCGGTATTTGGCGATACGGCGGTGGTGAACGAATGGCTGAAGCAAAACGCTAATCTGGCAGCGGTCGGCGATAAAGTCACTGACAAAGCCTACTTCGGCACCGGCCTCGGCATTGCGGTTCGCCAGGGTAACAGCGCCCTGCAGAGCCAGTTCAATACCGCGCTGGATAAGATCAAAGCCGATGGCACCTACAAAACCATCTACAGCAAATGGTTTCAGCAATAA
- the artP gene encoding arginine ABC transporter ATP-binding protein ArtP, with protein MSIQLNGINCFYGPHQALFDIDLNCPEGETLVLLGPSGAGKSSLLRVLNLLEAPRSGTLSIAGTHFDFSKRPSEAAIRTLRQNVGMVFQQYNLWPHLTVMQNLTEAPCRVLGLSKDQARARAEKLLDRLRLTPYSDRFPLHLSGGQQQRVAIARALMMEPQVLLFDEPTAALDPEITAQIVAIIRELAQTRITQVIVTHEVEVARKTASRVVYMENGHIVEQGDASRFTQPQTDAFAHYLSH; from the coding sequence ATGAGTATTCAACTAAACGGCATTAATTGTTTCTATGGCCCGCATCAGGCGCTGTTCGATATCGATCTGAACTGCCCGGAAGGCGAAACGCTGGTATTGCTGGGCCCAAGCGGCGCAGGCAAGAGTTCATTGCTGCGCGTGCTTAACCTGCTTGAGGCACCGCGCTCAGGCACCCTGTCGATCGCTGGCACCCATTTTGACTTCAGCAAACGCCCTTCTGAAGCAGCGATTCGTACGCTGCGGCAGAATGTCGGCATGGTCTTTCAGCAATACAATCTCTGGCCGCACCTTACCGTTATGCAAAATCTGACGGAAGCGCCCTGCCGAGTGCTGGGCCTGAGCAAAGATCAGGCGCGTGCCCGTGCTGAGAAACTGCTGGACCGTCTGCGTCTGACGCCTTATAGCGATCGTTTCCCGCTGCACCTTTCCGGCGGTCAACAGCAGCGCGTGGCCATTGCCCGTGCGCTGATGATGGAGCCGCAGGTACTGCTGTTTGATGAGCCTACCGCCGCGCTCGATCCTGAAATTACCGCCCAAATTGTTGCCATTATTCGTGAGCTGGCGCAAACCCGCATTACGCAGGTGATTGTTACCCATGAAGTGGAAGTGGCCCGTAAAACCGCCAGTCGCGTGGTATATATGGAAAACGGCCACATCGTGGAACAGGGTGACGCCAGCCGATTTACACAGCCGCAAACCGACGCGTTTGCTCATTATCTTTCGCACTAA
- a CDS encoding lipoprotein yields the protein MKNIAFAALIPAALLLSACTTVEPVYKDNGPRFGSCVEGGPDSVAQQFYDLRTAQPTQGLPNAQLLAKYRPYLSDKLYQSLVKANGEQNARYQGDLFSSVAAGPTEASVADASSIPNRDARNIPLRVSLSRDDKQWQDEVLMVHEGNCWAVDDVRYAASAPHADGGSLSEMLRK from the coding sequence ATGAAAAACATTGCGTTCGCTGCGCTGATTCCCGCGGCGCTGCTGCTTAGCGCCTGCACCACCGTTGAACCGGTTTACAAAGATAACGGCCCGCGTTTTGGCAGCTGCGTTGAAGGCGGCCCGGACAGCGTCGCACAGCAGTTTTACGATCTGCGCACCGCTCAGCCGACGCAGGGGCTGCCCAATGCCCAGCTACTGGCGAAATATCGCCCTTATCTGAGCGACAAACTTTATCAGTCACTGGTAAAAGCTAACGGTGAGCAGAACGCGCGTTATCAGGGCGATCTCTTCTCCAGCGTGGCCGCCGGACCAACCGAAGCCAGCGTTGCCGATGCCTCATCCATTCCCAATCGTGATGCACGCAATATTCCGCTGCGCGTCAGCCTAAGCCGTGACGATAAGCAATGGCAGGATGAAGTGCTGATGGTGCATGAAGGCAACTGCTGGGCAGTAGACGATGTGCGCTATGCAGCCAGCGCGCCTCACGCTGACGGCGGCTCGCTGAGCGAGATGTTGAGAAAATAA
- a CDS encoding heavy metal-binding domain-containing protein: MQFSTTPTLEGQPITEYCGVVTGEAILGANIFRDFFAGIRDIVGGRSGAYEKELRKARQIAFAELEAQASALGANAVVGIDIDYETVGKDSSMLMVSVSGTAVKTR, encoded by the coding sequence ATGCAATTTTCCACCACCCCCACGCTGGAAGGTCAACCGATCACCGAGTATTGCGGTGTCGTCACTGGCGAAGCGATTCTCGGTGCCAATATTTTTCGCGACTTTTTTGCCGGTATTCGCGACATTGTTGGCGGCCGATCGGGCGCCTATGAAAAAGAGCTGCGTAAAGCCCGCCAGATCGCCTTTGCGGAGCTGGAAGCTCAGGCCAGCGCGCTGGGTGCCAATGCGGTGGTTGGCATTGATATCGATTACGAAACCGTTGGCAAAGACAGCAGTATGCTGATGGTCAGCGTTAGCGGTACGGCGGTCAAAACCCGCTGA
- a CDS encoding N-acetylmuramoyl-L-alanine amidase: protein MRIRCLLLALFALAGCQNGHYEARDGYAVDKTHPALGARPRVKVVVLHYTAEDLPSSLATLTDREVSAHYLIPAHPSRWRGQPAVWQLVPESQLAWHAGPSFWRGATRLNDTSIGIELVNPGYRRTPGGLVWQPYTPQQIAALTPLLRDIVQRYGILPVNIVGHSDVAPQRKQDPGPLFPWQPLASLGLGAWPAAERVAALRQGIRDDDPALTQRLLNALARYGYGLPETLTARQQQKVIAAFQMHFRPADYRGIADAETLAIAEALLEKYGEAE, encoded by the coding sequence ATGCGCATCCGGTGTTTACTGCTGGCGCTGTTCGCATTGGCAGGCTGTCAGAACGGCCATTATGAAGCGCGCGACGGCTATGCGGTGGACAAAACTCACCCGGCGCTGGGTGCCCGGCCACGCGTTAAAGTGGTTGTTTTACATTATACCGCTGAAGATTTACCGAGTTCGCTGGCGACGCTAACCGATCGTGAGGTCAGTGCGCATTATTTGATTCCGGCGCATCCCAGCCGCTGGCGAGGCCAACCCGCCGTCTGGCAGCTGGTGCCGGAATCGCAGCTGGCATGGCACGCCGGGCCAAGCTTCTGGCGCGGCGCAACACGGCTCAACGATACGTCAATCGGCATTGAGCTGGTCAATCCTGGCTATCGCCGCACGCCAGGCGGCCTGGTGTGGCAGCCTTATACGCCTCAGCAGATAGCAGCGCTGACGCCGCTGCTGCGCGATATCGTGCAGCGTTACGGCATCTTGCCGGTCAATATTGTTGGGCACAGCGATGTTGCGCCACAGCGCAAACAGGATCCGGGACCGCTGTTTCCCTGGCAGCCGTTAGCTAGCCTTGGACTGGGTGCCTGGCCGGCCGCTGAACGGGTCGCCGCATTGCGACAGGGTATCCGTGACGATGATCCAGCTTTGACGCAGCGGCTGCTAAACGCTCTGGCGCGCTATGGCTATGGATTACCGGAAACGCTCACTGCGCGACAGCAGCAAAAAGTCATCGCGGCTTTTCAGATGCATTTTCGGCCAGCGGATTATCGCGGCATTGCCGATGCGGAAACGCTCGCTATCGCCGAAGCGCTGCTGGAGAAATATGGCGAGGCGGAATAG
- the ltaE gene encoding low-specificity L-threonine aldolase, whose protein sequence is MIDLRSDTVTRPGSAMLSSMMKAETGDDVYGDDPTVNQLQDTLAEMSGKQAALFFPTGTQANLVALLCHCQRGDEYIVGQLAHNYKYEGGGAAVLGSIQPQPILAAEDGTLPLDVVAQFIKPNDIHFARTTLLSLENTHNGKVLPLDYLQQAMAFTREHKLALHVDGARIFNAVVAQGVTLETLTRHCDTLSICLSKGLGTPVGSVLCGDRDYIEQAKRWRKMTGGGMRQAGILAAAGLYALQHNVERLQNDHDNAAWLAAALRDIGVQVTSQNTNMVFAAIPAEQAEPLRLWMKARGIALFTGPRMRLVTHIDVDRQALETVVREWRAFLAA, encoded by the coding sequence GTGATCGATTTACGCAGCGATACAGTGACCCGGCCCGGCAGCGCAATGCTCAGCAGCATGATGAAAGCTGAAACAGGCGATGATGTGTATGGCGACGATCCCACCGTCAACCAGCTTCAGGACACGCTGGCGGAAATGAGCGGTAAGCAGGCGGCGCTGTTTTTCCCCACCGGCACGCAGGCCAATCTGGTCGCGCTGCTGTGCCACTGCCAGCGCGGCGATGAATATATTGTGGGCCAGCTGGCGCATAATTATAAGTATGAAGGGGGCGGTGCGGCGGTGTTGGGCAGTATCCAACCGCAACCAATCCTGGCGGCCGAGGACGGCACCTTGCCGCTGGATGTCGTGGCACAGTTCATCAAACCCAACGATATTCACTTTGCCCGCACTACCCTGCTCAGTCTGGAAAACACCCACAACGGCAAAGTATTACCGCTTGATTATCTGCAACAGGCAATGGCCTTCACCCGTGAGCACAAGCTGGCGCTGCACGTGGATGGCGCGCGCATCTTTAATGCCGTGGTGGCGCAAGGCGTCACGCTGGAAACGCTGACCCGTCATTGCGATACCCTGTCGATCTGCCTGTCCAAAGGGCTGGGCACGCCGGTGGGTTCCGTGCTCTGCGGCGATCGTGACTACATTGAGCAGGCGAAGCGCTGGCGCAAAATGACCGGTGGCGGCATGCGTCAGGCGGGTATTCTGGCAGCGGCGGGTCTGTACGCGTTACAGCATAACGTTGAGCGACTGCAGAACGATCACGATAATGCCGCCTGGCTGGCAGCGGCGCTACGTGATATTGGCGTGCAGGTGACCAGTCAGAACACCAACATGGTGTTTGCAGCGATACCGGCTGAACAGGCCGAGCCACTGCGACTGTGGATGAAGGCGCGCGGCATTGCGCTGTTTACGGGTCCGCGCATGCGCCTGGTAACGCACATTGACGTCGATCGTCAGGCGCTGGAAACCGTGGTGCGCGAGTGGCGCGCATTTCTCGCCGCCTGA
- the poxB gene encoding ubiquinone-dependent pyruvate dehydrogenase has translation MKNTVAALVAKTLENAGVKRIWGVTGDSLNGLSDSLNRMGTIEWMPTRHEEVAAFAAGAEAHITGKLAVCAGSCGPGNLHLINGLFDCHRNQVPVLAIAAHIPSSEIGSGYFQETHPQELFRECSHYCELVSSAEQLPQVLGIAMRKAILNRGVSVVVLPGDVALQLAPEHASAEWYPPQAPLIIPRHEELEKLAAALNEASNVTLMCGSGCAGAHAEVIELAATLKAPVVHALRGKEHIEYDNPYSVGMTGLIGFSSGFQAMMNADTLILLGTQFPYRAFYPQSAKIIQIDINPGSIGSHCHVDMALVGDVKSTLSALLPKLSNKADSHHLESALKHYRDARKDLDDLATANDKQAIHPQYVAQQISRYANDDAIFTCDVGTPTVWAARYLEMNGKRRLLGSFNHGSMANAMPQALGAQAIDRDRQVIAMCGDGGFSMLMGDFITVAQLKLPVKLVIFNNSVLGFVAMEMKAGGYLTDGTELHNPDFSAIAAACGVKGIRVEKASDLDGALQEAFAHDGPVLVDVITATDELAMPPQIKLEQAKGFSLYMLRAIMNGRGDEVVELAKTNWLR, from the coding sequence ATGAAAAATACCGTTGCGGCGCTGGTCGCGAAGACGCTGGAAAACGCCGGCGTGAAACGGATTTGGGGCGTTACCGGCGACTCCCTCAACGGCCTGAGCGACAGCCTGAATCGCATGGGCACCATTGAGTGGATGCCAACGCGTCATGAAGAGGTTGCGGCCTTTGCCGCCGGTGCCGAAGCGCATATTACCGGCAAGCTGGCGGTGTGTGCCGGCTCCTGCGGGCCAGGTAACTTACATCTGATCAACGGCCTGTTCGATTGCCACCGCAATCAGGTGCCGGTGCTGGCTATCGCAGCGCACATTCCTTCCAGCGAAATTGGCAGCGGTTACTTCCAGGAAACGCATCCGCAGGAGCTGTTTCGTGAATGCAGCCATTACTGCGAGCTGGTTTCCAGCGCCGAACAGTTGCCTCAGGTGCTCGGCATCGCCATGCGTAAAGCGATCCTTAACCGTGGCGTTTCCGTGGTGGTGTTACCCGGCGATGTTGCGCTGCAGCTGGCACCGGAACACGCTTCTGCCGAATGGTATCCTCCGCAGGCCCCGCTGATCATCCCGCGTCATGAGGAGCTGGAAAAACTGGCGGCGGCGCTGAATGAGGCGAGCAACGTCACGCTGATGTGCGGCAGCGGCTGTGCCGGTGCGCATGCGGAAGTGATTGAACTGGCCGCCACGCTGAAAGCACCGGTGGTACATGCGCTGCGCGGCAAAGAACACATTGAATATGATAATCCTTACAGCGTGGGCATGACCGGCCTGATCGGCTTTTCATCCGGTTTTCAGGCAATGATGAATGCCGATACGCTGATCCTGCTGGGTACGCAATTCCCCTACCGCGCGTTTTACCCGCAGTCGGCAAAAATCATTCAAATCGACATTAATCCAGGCAGTATCGGTTCGCACTGCCACGTCGATATGGCGCTGGTTGGGGATGTGAAATCGACCCTCAGCGCGCTGTTACCGAAGCTCAGTAACAAAGCGGACAGTCATCATCTTGAGAGCGCGCTGAAACATTACCGCGACGCACGAAAAGATCTCGACGATCTCGCCACCGCCAACGATAAGCAGGCGATCCATCCACAGTATGTTGCCCAGCAAATCAGCCGCTACGCCAACGACGACGCCATTTTCACCTGTGATGTCGGCACGCCAACCGTTTGGGCGGCGCGTTATTTGGAGATGAACGGCAAACGGCGTCTGCTCGGTTCGTTCAACCACGGTTCAATGGCCAATGCGATGCCGCAGGCGCTGGGAGCGCAGGCCATCGACCGCGACCGTCAGGTTATCGCCATGTGCGGTGACGGCGGCTTTAGCATGCTGATGGGCGATTTTATTACCGTCGCTCAACTCAAGCTGCCGGTTAAGTTGGTGATCTTCAACAACAGCGTGCTCGGCTTTGTGGCGATGGAGATGAAAGCAGGCGGCTATCTGACTGACGGCACTGAACTGCACAATCCTGACTTCTCGGCGATTGCCGCGGCGTGTGGCGTGAAAGGCATTCGCGTCGAAAAAGCCTCCGACCTCGATGGCGCACTGCAGGAAGCCTTCGCGCACGACGGTCCGGTACTGGTGGATGTCATCACCGCGACCGATGAGCTGGCCATGCCACCGCAAATAAAACTGGAACAGGCCAAAGGTTTCAGCCTTTATATGTTGCGCGCGATCATGAATGGACGCGGCGATGAGGTGGTTGAACTGGCGAAAACCAACTGGCTGCGGTAA